In one window of Fibrobacterota bacterium DNA:
- a CDS encoding aminotransferase class III-fold pyridoxal phosphate-dependent enzyme encodes MEKRPFPASKGAELWNRAKKIIPGGNQLLSKRSERFVPGIWPAYYSRAKGCEIWGVEGEHYIDFGGMGVGACILGYANDEVDEAVIRAIRDGSMSTLNCPEEIELAERLLALNPWAGMVRFGRAGGEACAIAIRIARAASGKNKVAFCGYHGWHDWYISSNLAEGSNLDDQLLPGLSSRGIARGLSGTALPFRYNRLDELEKIVSAHAGEIGVIIMEPVRDNPPEPGFLEGVRRIADRIGAVLIFDEVTSGFVMNLGGVHATLGVDPDIAVYGKALGNGYPITAVVGKTAVMDYAQETFISSTFWTERVGFTAALKAIEVMEKTRVHEKMIAQGHHISAIWKQSAARHGLAVHTEEGMPPHVHLGIENDPDLAVHTLLTQEMLRLGYLYAPSMRCNLAYTDPILEGYARAIDQCFAIVGKAVKAGTVRSQLLSPAPASTGFKRLT; translated from the coding sequence ATGGAGAAAAGACCGTTCCCCGCGTCCAAGGGCGCCGAGCTCTGGAACCGCGCCAAGAAGATCATCCCAGGCGGCAACCAGCTTTTATCCAAGCGCAGCGAGCGTTTCGTTCCCGGCATATGGCCGGCCTATTACAGCCGGGCCAAGGGCTGCGAAATCTGGGGCGTGGAAGGCGAGCATTATATCGACTTCGGCGGGATGGGCGTAGGGGCCTGCATCCTCGGGTACGCCAACGACGAGGTGGACGAAGCGGTCATCCGGGCCATCCGCGACGGATCGATGTCGACCTTGAACTGCCCGGAGGAAATCGAATTGGCCGAGCGGCTCTTGGCCCTGAATCCCTGGGCGGGCATGGTGCGTTTCGGCCGGGCGGGCGGCGAGGCTTGCGCCATCGCTATCCGCATCGCGCGGGCCGCGTCAGGCAAGAACAAGGTGGCTTTCTGCGGCTACCATGGCTGGCACGATTGGTACATCTCCTCCAACCTGGCCGAGGGCAGCAACCTCGACGATCAGCTTCTGCCGGGCCTCTCGTCCCGGGGCATCGCCCGCGGCTTGAGTGGCACGGCCCTCCCCTTCCGCTACAACCGCCTCGACGAATTGGAGAAAATCGTGTCCGCCCATGCCGGCGAAATCGGCGTCATCATCATGGAGCCGGTGCGCGACAACCCGCCCGAACCCGGCTTCCTGGAAGGCGTGCGCCGCATCGCCGATCGAATCGGGGCCGTACTAATCTTCGATGAAGTGACATCGGGATTCGTCATGAACTTGGGCGGGGTCCATGCGACCTTGGGAGTCGACCCGGATATCGCGGTATACGGAAAGGCATTGGGCAACGGCTATCCCATCACGGCCGTGGTCGGCAAAACGGCGGTGATGGACTATGCCCAGGAAACCTTCATCAGTTCCACCTTCTGGACCGAGCGCGTGGGTTTTACGGCCGCGCTGAAGGCCATCGAAGTGATGGAAAAGACGCGCGTGCACGAGAAAATGATCGCGCAGGGCCACCATATATCGGCCATATGGAAACAAAGCGCGGCCCGGCACGGCCTCGCCGTGCACACCGAGGAGGGAATGCCTCCCCATGTCCATTTGGGGATCGAAAACGATCCCGATCTGGCCGTCCATACCTTGCTTACCCAGGAAATGCTGCGCCTGGGCTACCTGTACGCGCCCTCCATGCGCTGCAACCTGGCCTATACCGATCCCATCCTGGAAGGCTACGCCCGGGCCATCGATCAGTGCTTCGCCATCGTGGGCAAGGCCGTAAAGGCGGGCACCGTCCGTTCGCAGCTTCTCTCCCCCGCCCCGGCGAGCACCGGCTTCAAACGCTTGACC